A single genomic interval of Adhaeribacter pallidiroseus harbors:
- a CDS encoding tetratricopeptide repeat-containing sensor histidine kinase yields MKPCFFGLPLALVLVVTSLFLHAQVIPEKSRPKANNPLVSPLAQAEVDSLQLLLRLTPLTGKIAIYGQLCFTYASTIGNLERAHQYADSIQLVATQLKSKAALSTATFYAGMLARLDGQPAEALRHFNQHLAFCKTTKDSAGVANSLIHIAVVNNELGNYDKSLAISYQAMNLYEKIGDWYGVARSAMNIGMLFVSMKKGEDAIEMFQKSLASFTRASPNVNAKMGKLRALINLGDAYAKMKQYEKARRFFKQSLALSQSIGSPRTAATSLGNIGEVLTATNQYDSALVYHLRALAMREQALQRDKMAINLTWIGETYLALKKYPQAQAALLRALALAQEYHSKPTQRDVYEKLSVLSAAQQDFKKAYHYHQLFALTQDSILNEESARRLSELQTKYETGEKDKQIALLAKEKQVQQKEAQRQKLQQRALVGGLLLVLVIAWLFIYLLRQRLKNQKIVLLKNQEIQESNLKRQMTELEMKALRAQMNPHFIFNCMNSINRMILDGETDGASRYLVKLSKLIRLILENTEKSFVSLANELTMLDAYLQLENLRFKGRIGYAFRVDEAIDPEITFIPPMVLQPFVENAIWHGLMHKEKTEEGTICISIAEKEDTLICVIEDNGVGREMATKLERKPVGRKSLGLQITEERLRLFHKGKMGRFVQITDLKDAGNQATGTRVDIQVPLG; encoded by the coding sequence ATGAAGCCTTGCTTCTTCGGGTTACCGCTTGCTCTGGTTTTGGTAGTAACCAGCTTGTTTCTGCACGCGCAAGTTATACCCGAAAAGTCGCGGCCAAAAGCCAACAACCCGCTGGTCTCTCCCCTGGCGCAAGCCGAAGTAGATAGCTTACAACTGCTCTTGCGCCTTACTCCCCTTACAGGTAAAATCGCTATTTACGGCCAGTTGTGTTTTACGTACGCCAGTACCATCGGTAATTTAGAACGGGCGCACCAGTATGCCGATAGTATCCAGCTAGTAGCTACTCAGTTAAAGAGTAAGGCGGCCTTGTCCACTGCTACCTTTTATGCGGGCATGTTGGCTCGCCTGGATGGCCAGCCGGCCGAAGCCCTGCGGCATTTTAACCAGCACCTGGCTTTTTGTAAAACCACCAAAGACTCCGCAGGCGTAGCCAATAGCCTGATTCACATAGCGGTAGTAAACAACGAGTTGGGCAATTATGATAAAAGCCTGGCCATTAGTTACCAGGCGATGAACCTGTACGAAAAGATTGGTGATTGGTACGGAGTAGCCCGGTCCGCGATGAATATTGGGATGTTATTCGTGTCGATGAAAAAAGGAGAAGATGCCATTGAGATGTTTCAAAAATCGCTGGCCAGTTTTACGCGCGCCTCCCCTAACGTAAACGCAAAAATGGGCAAGCTGCGCGCTCTGATTAATCTGGGCGATGCGTACGCCAAAATGAAGCAATACGAAAAAGCCCGCCGTTTTTTTAAACAATCGTTGGCCCTTAGTCAATCGATCGGGTCGCCGCGCACGGCCGCCACCAGCTTGGGAAATATCGGGGAAGTATTAACCGCTACTAACCAATACGATAGCGCCTTGGTGTATCATCTCCGGGCCTTGGCCATGCGGGAACAAGCTCTGCAAAGAGACAAAATGGCGATTAATCTTACCTGGATCGGCGAAACTTACCTGGCTTTAAAAAAATATCCGCAAGCACAGGCGGCTCTCTTAAGAGCCCTGGCTCTGGCGCAAGAGTACCATTCCAAACCAACGCAACGGGATGTGTACGAAAAGCTATCGGTATTATCCGCGGCTCAGCAAGATTTTAAAAAAGCCTACCACTACCACCAGTTATTTGCCTTAACCCAGGATAGCATTTTAAACGAAGAAAGCGCCCGGCGCCTCAGCGAACTGCAAACCAAGTACGAAACCGGCGAAAAAGACAAGCAAATTGCCCTGCTGGCGAAAGAAAAGCAAGTGCAGCAGAAAGAAGCCCAACGCCAAAAGTTGCAGCAAAGGGCCCTGGTGGGTGGTTTATTGTTAGTACTGGTTATTGCCTGGTTATTTATTTACTTACTGCGCCAGCGCCTGAAAAATCAAAAAATAGTACTACTCAAAAATCAGGAAATTCAGGAATCTAACTTAAAGCGCCAAATGACCGAACTGGAAATGAAAGCCTTGCGCGCCCAGATGAATCCGCATTTTATATTTAATTGCATGAACTCCATTAACCGCATGATTCTGGACGGAGAAACGGATGGCGCTTCCCGGTATTTGGTAAAGCTTTCTAAATTAATTCGCCTGATTCTGGAAAATACCGAAAAATCTTTTGTTTCTCTGGCCAATGAATTAACCATGCTGGATGCGTACTTGCAACTAGAGAACCTGCGCTTTAAAGGCCGCATCGGGTATGCGTTCCGGGTGGATGAAGCCATTGATCCGGAAATTACTTTTATTCCGCCCATGGTGCTGCAGCCGTTTGTCGAAAATGCCATTTGGCACGGGTTAATGCACAAAGAAAAAACCGAAGAAGGCACTATTTGCATCAGCATTGCCGAAAAAGAAGATACCTTAATTTGCGTGATTGAAGATAACGGCGTAGGCCGGGAAATGGCGACTAAACTGGAACGAAAGCCGGTAGGCCGGAAATCATTGGGCTTACAAATTACCGAAGAACGGCTGCGGCTGTTTCATAAAGGCAAAATGGGCCGTTTTGTGCAAATAACCGACTTAAAAGATGCCGGGAACCAGGCAACCGGTACCCGGGTAGACATACAGGTACCCCTAGGCTAA
- a CDS encoding ABC transporter permease: protein MLNYFFFVRNELSYDTYHTAADRLYRVAIDIQSRADNRVFAQTSAPLAAALQRDFPQIEKAVRLVKQSNQLVTYGPGKSFYERTFYLADPQILEVFTLPLVKGNAQTALNRPGTLIITEELAKKYFGNTEPLGKILKVNQEPFEVTGILKNLPYNSHLKMDLITSLATWNKQDWYKKDVAENWHSTMFYTYIKVKEQVNIPAFEKQIKTAANKYVREQIKDWGVTYHYFLQPVKAIHLHSQLKDEAEVPGNAINVYILIVVAVLIIFIASLNYINLTTAQSANRAKEVGVRKVIGATKKALMMQFLCESLLLTFMALVLALAIVFLTRPLFEALSGQTYAFALLFTPQFILTLLGLTGLVGIAAAIYPALVLASFRPVTVLKGSLSLGAKGGGLRQALVVCQFTISLMLLVGTMMVYRQLNFMKDQNLGFEKEQMLVLPVRGTSMADNYEQIKSEFQRHPAVVSATTSASVPGQEVQNFAVSLKDEADDKGQSMYYLFTDFDFLKTYGIPIIAGRNFDKTIQTDKESAFLINEKAVKAFGWATPEEAIGKKLAAGFGGDGEIIGVYKDFHYRSLQAPIEPLIMAMVPWRLNTISLRLNTKDLPATMAFVQKKWQELFPQNPYEYAFLDEEFNKQYQADEKIGRIFLVFTAIAIFIACLGLFGLATFVAQQRTKEIGVRKVLGASVSSIVSLVSKDFVKLVLVSFVIATPLSYVLIGKWLENFASRIAISWEVFVIAGLALLVMALLTVSYQSIRAALANPVNSLRNE from the coding sequence TTGCTTAATTATTTCTTTTTTGTCCGGAATGAGCTGAGTTACGACACCTACCACACGGCTGCCGACCGCTTGTACCGCGTGGCTATTGATATTCAGAGCCGGGCCGATAACCGGGTATTTGCTCAAACGTCGGCACCTCTGGCAGCCGCTTTGCAACGAGATTTTCCGCAGATAGAAAAAGCAGTCCGGTTGGTTAAGCAAAGTAATCAATTAGTGACTTACGGACCGGGAAAAAGCTTTTATGAACGCACTTTTTACCTGGCCGATCCGCAAATTTTGGAAGTATTTACCCTGCCGCTGGTAAAAGGAAATGCGCAAACGGCTTTAAACCGGCCGGGTACTTTAATAATTACGGAAGAACTAGCTAAAAAATATTTCGGCAATACCGAACCTTTGGGTAAGATTTTAAAAGTAAATCAAGAGCCATTTGAGGTAACCGGAATTTTAAAAAACCTGCCGTACAACAGCCACCTGAAAATGGATTTAATTACTTCGCTGGCTACTTGGAATAAGCAGGATTGGTATAAAAAGGATGTTGCCGAGAACTGGCATTCTACGATGTTTTATACCTACATTAAAGTAAAAGAGCAGGTAAATATTCCGGCTTTCGAAAAACAAATTAAAACCGCCGCCAATAAGTACGTGCGCGAACAAATAAAAGACTGGGGGGTTACGTACCATTATTTCTTGCAGCCGGTAAAAGCTATTCACCTGCACTCGCAGTTAAAAGATGAGGCCGAAGTGCCGGGCAATGCCATTAATGTGTATATTCTGATAGTAGTGGCCGTTTTAATCATCTTTATTGCTTCGCTGAATTACATCAATCTTACTACGGCGCAATCGGCTAACCGGGCCAAAGAAGTGGGGGTGCGTAAAGTGATTGGGGCCACTAAAAAGGCGCTGATGATGCAGTTCCTGTGCGAGTCTTTACTGCTTACGTTTATGGCTCTGGTTTTGGCTTTAGCCATTGTTTTTCTTACCCGGCCCTTGTTTGAAGCTTTATCGGGGCAGACCTATGCCTTTGCGTTGCTTTTTACGCCACAATTTATTTTAACCCTGTTGGGACTTACCGGGCTGGTAGGCATAGCGGCGGCCATTTATCCGGCATTAGTGCTGGCTTCTTTCCGGCCGGTAACGGTGCTGAAGGGCAGCTTAAGTTTAGGGGCAAAAGGCGGCGGCTTGCGGCAAGCTTTGGTAGTTTGCCAGTTCACTATTTCGCTAATGCTGCTGGTGGGTACCATGATGGTATACCGGCAATTAAATTTTATGAAAGACCAAAATCTGGGCTTCGAGAAAGAACAAATGCTGGTTTTACCCGTCCGGGGCACCTCTATGGCCGACAACTATGAACAAATTAAGAGTGAGTTTCAAAGGCATCCGGCGGTAGTGAGCGCCACCACCTCGGCCAGTGTACCCGGGCAGGAAGTACAAAATTTTGCGGTTTCCTTAAAAGACGAGGCCGACGACAAAGGGCAATCCATGTATTATTTATTTACTGATTTTGATTTCCTGAAAACCTACGGCATTCCGATAATAGCGGGACGGAATTTTGACAAAACGATTCAAACAGATAAAGAATCTGCTTTTTTAATTAATGAAAAGGCCGTGAAAGCCTTTGGCTGGGCCACGCCGGAAGAAGCGATTGGCAAAAAGCTGGCGGCTGGTTTTGGCGGCGATGGAGAAATTATCGGCGTGTACAAAGACTTTCACTACCGGTCGCTGCAAGCACCTATCGAGCCCTTGATAATGGCGATGGTGCCTTGGCGGCTCAACACCATTAGTTTGCGGCTGAACACGAAAGATTTGCCGGCCACCATGGCTTTTGTGCAGAAAAAATGGCAGGAACTTTTCCCGCAAAATCCCTATGAGTATGCTTTCCTCGACGAGGAATTTAATAAACAATACCAGGCCGACGAGAAAATTGGCCGCATTTTTCTGGTTTTTACCGCTATTGCCATTTTTATAGCCTGTTTGGGTTTATTTGGCCTGGCCACTTTTGTGGCGCAGCAGCGCACCAAAGAAATTGGCGTGCGCAAAGTACTGGGTGCCTCCGTGTCGAGTATTGTGAGCTTAGTATCCAAAGATTTTGTAAAGCTGGTACTTGTTTCGTTTGTAATTGCTACGCCCTTGTCTTACGTGTTAATTGGTAAATGGCTCGAAAATTTTGCTTCGCGCATTGCCATTAGTTGGGAAGTATTTGTAATAGCAGGATTGGCGCTGCTGGTGATGGCCTTACTTACCGTGAGTTACCAATCCATAAGAGCAGCACTGGCCAACCCGGTTAATTCTCTGCGGAACGAGTAG
- a CDS encoding LytR/AlgR family response regulator transcription factor — protein MIRAILIDDEADAREGLKLALTKYCPEVAILQVCESPQQGLEAIEKLEPDLVFLDVQMPGMSGFDLLQQIRRINFAVIFVTAFDRYAIKAIKFSALDYLLKPIDVDDLIHAVQKVKEQAPAHRHAAHYQSAFSNSQYTAGKIAKLAVPTHNGIDFFLTDDIIYCQADGSYTTLFLKGKAKQVVCKKLIDFENLLAESGFCRVHHSSLINLKHILKYIKGEGGYVILTDNYHVDISRRKKEEFLQLLDRL, from the coding sequence ATGATCCGTGCCATTTTAATCGATGACGAAGCCGATGCCCGGGAAGGACTAAAACTGGCCCTTACCAAATATTGCCCGGAAGTAGCTATTCTGCAGGTATGCGAATCGCCCCAGCAAGGCTTAGAAGCCATTGAAAAACTGGAACCCGATTTAGTTTTCCTGGATGTGCAAATGCCCGGCATGTCGGGGTTTGATTTATTGCAACAAATCCGGCGCATTAACTTTGCCGTTATTTTTGTAACCGCTTTTGATCGGTATGCCATTAAAGCCATTAAATTCAGCGCGCTGGATTATTTGTTAAAACCCATCGATGTAGACGACCTGATCCACGCGGTACAAAAAGTAAAAGAACAAGCCCCGGCTCACCGGCACGCGGCGCATTACCAGTCGGCGTTTAGCAATAGCCAGTATACGGCCGGTAAAATTGCGAAACTCGCCGTGCCAACCCACAACGGCATCGACTTTTTTTTAACCGATGACATTATTTATTGCCAGGCCGACGGGAGTTATACCACTTTGTTTTTAAAAGGCAAAGCCAAACAAGTAGTATGTAAAAAATTAATTGATTTTGAAAACTTATTAGCCGAATCCGGGTTTTGCCGGGTGCATCATTCCTCGCTCATTAACCTCAAACACATCCTCAAATACATCAAAGGCGAAGGCGGATACGTTATTTTAACGGATAATTACCACGTGGATATTTCGCGCCGTAAAAAAGAAGAATTTCTCCAATTACTGGATCGCTTGTAA
- a CDS encoding T9SS type A sorting domain-containing protein encodes MKTLLTLVLLFTCQLALGQVQYFQREFNLNYVTPVFRHERFNSGLRTQHNFDGNNPFYYVGIGTSYKNPALPAPNNTADRLRFTRLSTTSAVLSNRSHQFTRDGKALDAHANSITEIRVASGNGGYVAVGDVVNNAITGAGVPGGSDVLFTNLNTNGFVVNSSRMDIGGGSDIAWNIKRSNTLVAGQLTYLLCGESKRGSTHTDAFVARVTTAGAIIWCNRFNFDPGGGQYNSAHNSAKQLVEDANGNIYVVGTLRDNTGNNGTDGLAFKLGPGGNLIWANNYHSAPDDQFQAVRLTQDNNLIVGGFTNFGGGYNMQITKLTAAAGVIQFQNILRAINNNNLYPSKCYDILETPGPNYYLAGLVIQNGVNREMLYRTGAAGNAIAWNSYNPMLFSVGFGLSYVPDANCPGIAYFSSMKNTNNPLFSDSHIMKIDFGTKTCNYMFPKDPSNFPSVLVRHSRSRRMQPSGTVAGLSCTTVTYDDKLICKVDCPNPSTSVSPAPDSRIMEVPEISRQIKLAPNPVTHTLHVEANSLEAGEYELQLTDMLNGKVVHESKKSSNQGALITDVDLSSAAPGVYLLTIKRGTFVARQRVVKQ; translated from the coding sequence ATGAAAACTTTATTAACCCTGGTTCTTTTATTTACCTGTCAGTTGGCGCTTGGCCAAGTGCAGTACTTTCAACGTGAGTTTAATTTAAACTACGTAACTCCCGTATTCCGCCACGAACGCTTTAACAGCGGCCTTAGAACGCAGCATAACTTTGATGGGAATAACCCTTTTTACTACGTGGGCATTGGCACTTCATACAAAAACCCGGCGCTACCGGCTCCCAATAATACCGCCGACCGCCTGCGATTTACCCGTTTAAGTACCACCAGCGCCGTATTAAGTAACCGCAGCCACCAGTTTACCCGCGATGGCAAAGCCTTGGATGCGCATGCCAACAGCATTACCGAAATACGGGTAGCCAGCGGCAACGGCGGCTACGTGGCCGTGGGAGACGTAGTAAATAATGCCATAACGGGAGCGGGAGTGCCGGGTGGCAGCGATGTTTTGTTTACTAATTTAAATACTAATGGTTTTGTGGTTAATTCGTCCCGGATGGATATAGGCGGCGGCAGCGACATTGCCTGGAACATTAAAAGATCCAACACGCTGGTAGCCGGACAACTTACCTACCTGCTGTGCGGCGAATCGAAGCGAGGCAGCACGCATACCGATGCTTTTGTGGCCCGGGTAACAACAGCCGGCGCTATTATCTGGTGTAACCGGTTTAACTTCGATCCGGGAGGAGGTCAGTACAATTCGGCTCACAATTCGGCAAAGCAACTCGTGGAAGATGCCAACGGCAACATTTACGTAGTAGGCACCTTGCGGGATAATACCGGTAATAACGGCACCGATGGCTTGGCCTTTAAATTGGGTCCGGGCGGCAATCTTATCTGGGCCAATAACTACCACTCGGCGCCCGACGATCAGTTTCAGGCGGTGCGCTTAACCCAGGATAATAATTTAATTGTGGGTGGCTTTACTAATTTCGGAGGAGGTTATAATATGCAGATTACCAAGCTCACCGCCGCCGCCGGCGTTATTCAGTTCCAGAATATTCTGCGGGCTATTAATAACAACAACCTGTATCCCAGCAAATGCTACGACATTCTGGAAACGCCCGGCCCTAATTATTACCTGGCCGGTTTGGTAATACAGAACGGAGTGAACCGGGAAATGCTGTACCGGACAGGTGCCGCAGGAAATGCAATTGCCTGGAACAGTTACAACCCGATGTTGTTTTCGGTGGGCTTTGGTTTGAGCTACGTGCCGGATGCTAATTGCCCGGGCATTGCTTATTTCTCGTCGATGAAAAATACCAATAACCCTTTATTTAGCGACAGCCATATCATGAAAATCGATTTCGGGACGAAAACCTGTAATTACATGTTCCCGAAAGACCCCAGCAATTTCCCCTCGGTCCTTGTCAGACATTCCCGGTCGCGGCGAATGCAGCCATCCGGCACAGTAGCCGGACTAAGTTGCACCACCGTTACTTACGATGATAAACTGATTTGCAAAGTAGATTGCCCGAATCCTTCGACTAGCGTTAGTCCGGCCCCTGATTCCCGGATAATGGAAGTTCCGGAAATCAGCCGGCAAATAAAACTGGCGCCTAACCCGGTAACCCACACGCTGCACGTAGAAGCCAACTCCCTGGAAGCCGGTGAATACGAATTGCAGTTAACGGATATGCTAAACGGGAAAGTAGTGCACGAAAGCAAAAAAAGCAGCAACCAGGGAGCGCTCATTACAGATGTAGATCTTTCCTCGGCAGCTCCCGGAGTATACCTGTTAACCATTAAACGCGGCACCTTTGTAGCGCGACAAAGAGTTGTGAAACAGTAA
- a CDS encoding ABC transporter permease — MLKNFLKIAFRNIGRHKGYTFLNVAGLAIGIAACLIISFLSGMS, encoded by the coding sequence ATGCTGAAGAATTTTTTAAAAATTGCCTTCCGGAACATAGGCCGGCACAAAGGCTACACTTTTTTAAATGTGGCCGGTCTGGCAATAGGTATAGCGGCTTGCTTAATTATTTCTTTTTTGTCCGGAATGAGCTGA
- a CDS encoding ABC transporter permease, producing the protein MFRNYLKIAVRNLLRHKGFSFINIAGLTLGLTACLLIGLFVRDEKQFDQFIPQGDQIFRIYNVRTSQEGAENNAGTPPMFATTLQQEYPEVAETLRILRIPSKDLFEANAKKLYEEGGIAPDSTFFNFFPLTFTYGTPLQALDDPASMVLSQKMAERFFGPENPVGKTILFNKEAFTIKGVFQSNPKFHLAINFIVPLASQQIPKERMTRWTWQQFYSYVKLKKGVDAQAIETKFQSLVKEKVHPILKEGGSTYLPYFQPLKQVHLYSADFKFDLLTIKGNHTYVNALSLVAVFILLIACFNFVNLATAKSLQRAKEVGVRKAIGASRRQLMEQFIGETLLLTFISVVVSGILTLFALPGLNEFTGKQITFNFFTQPQWLLFLGALTGVVGILAGFYPALVLSGFQPVKVLKGTVVTDSVPGQIPWLRHGLVVVQFALSVLLIISALVVSNQVEYLHQKDLGFNREEIMFFPMRGDHLNQNYEAFKNELLQLPGVSAVSIGYGFPGDMFAGDEILVPRNGENTAVAVTQLLIDHDYVKTLGLDVIAGRDFSKQIKSDATAAYMINETAVASLGLGTPQKALGQPLLWQTWANPDSLKKGKIIGVVKDFHYKSLYDKVEPAVLQIYPDAYWKVAVKIKTAGIDHTIGRVKEVWNRFSPEYPLEFNFLNENFNQMYQADDKLQSLLSLFTLVTIFVACLGLFGLAAFAAERRRKEVGIRKVLGASVKEIAFLLSKEFIKLVGVALVVASPVAWYFMEKWLQDFAYRITLSWEVFVTAGLLALFIAGITVGFQAVKAATVNPVDSLRSE; encoded by the coding sequence ATGTTTCGCAACTATCTCAAAATCGCCGTCCGGAATTTGCTGCGGCACAAAGGCTTTTCGTTTATTAATATCGCCGGCCTTACCCTGGGGCTCACCGCTTGTTTGCTCATTGGCTTATTTGTGCGGGACGAAAAACAATTCGATCAATTTATTCCGCAGGGGGACCAGATTTTTCGGATTTATAACGTCCGGACCAGCCAGGAGGGAGCCGAAAACAATGCCGGCACTCCCCCGATGTTTGCTACTACCTTACAGCAAGAGTATCCCGAAGTAGCGGAAACCCTGCGTATTTTGCGAATACCTTCTAAAGACCTTTTTGAGGCAAACGCTAAAAAATTGTACGAAGAAGGGGGCATTGCTCCGGATTCTACTTTTTTTAATTTTTTTCCATTGACTTTTACTTACGGTACTCCCTTGCAAGCGCTGGATGACCCGGCATCTATGGTGCTCTCGCAGAAAATGGCCGAACGGTTTTTTGGCCCGGAAAACCCGGTAGGTAAAACCATTCTGTTTAATAAAGAAGCTTTTACAATAAAAGGCGTATTTCAAAGCAATCCAAAGTTTCATTTGGCCATTAATTTTATCGTGCCGCTGGCCTCGCAGCAAATTCCGAAAGAGCGCATGACCCGCTGGACCTGGCAGCAATTTTACAGTTATGTAAAATTAAAAAAAGGAGTAGATGCCCAGGCCATAGAAACTAAATTTCAAAGTTTAGTAAAAGAAAAAGTGCATCCTATTCTAAAAGAAGGCGGCTCTACTTACTTGCCTTATTTTCAGCCGTTAAAGCAAGTTCATTTATATTCCGCCGATTTTAAATTTGATCTTTTAACTATCAAAGGCAATCATACTTATGTAAACGCCTTAAGTTTGGTAGCCGTTTTTATTTTACTTATTGCTTGTTTTAATTTTGTTAACCTGGCTACCGCTAAGTCTTTACAGCGAGCCAAAGAAGTGGGCGTTCGTAAAGCCATTGGTGCCAGCCGCCGGCAATTAATGGAACAATTTATCGGCGAAACGTTATTGCTTACTTTTATCAGTGTCGTTGTTTCCGGGATACTTACTTTGTTCGCGTTGCCGGGACTAAACGAATTTACCGGCAAACAAATAACTTTTAATTTCTTTACCCAGCCGCAATGGTTGTTGTTCTTAGGGGCGCTTACCGGAGTGGTAGGCATTTTGGCCGGTTTTTACCCAGCCTTGGTTTTATCGGGCTTTCAGCCGGTTAAAGTGCTAAAAGGAACCGTGGTAACGGATAGTGTGCCTGGTCAAATTCCCTGGCTGCGGCATGGCTTGGTAGTAGTGCAATTTGCCTTATCGGTTTTGTTAATTATCAGCGCCCTGGTCGTTAGTAACCAGGTAGAATATCTCCACCAAAAAGATTTGGGCTTTAACCGCGAAGAAATTATGTTTTTCCCGATGCGCGGCGATCATTTAAACCAGAACTACGAAGCCTTTAAAAATGAACTGTTGCAATTGCCGGGAGTTTCTGCGGTTTCCATCGGTTATGGCTTTCCGGGCGATATGTTTGCCGGCGACGAAATACTGGTGCCCCGTAACGGAGAGAATACAGCTGTGGCCGTTACGCAGTTATTAATCGATCATGATTACGTGAAAACCCTGGGCCTGGACGTGATAGCGGGCCGCGACTTTTCGAAGCAAATAAAATCCGATGCAACGGCGGCTTATATGATTAACGAAACGGCCGTTGCTTCCTTGGGTTTGGGAACCCCGCAAAAAGCATTGGGCCAGCCGTTGCTTTGGCAAACCTGGGCCAATCCTGACTCTTTAAAAAAAGGTAAAATTATCGGCGTAGTCAAAGACTTTCATTATAAGAGTTTGTACGATAAAGTAGAACCGGCCGTGCTGCAGATTTACCCGGATGCGTATTGGAAAGTAGCCGTTAAAATTAAGACGGCCGGCATCGACCATACCATAGGGCGGGTAAAAGAAGTTTGGAACCGCTTTTCTCCGGAGTATCCGCTGGAGTTTAATTTCCTGAACGAGAATTTTAATCAGATGTACCAGGCCGATGATAAATTACAATCGCTGCTTTCGCTTTTTACTTTGGTTACTATTTTTGTAGCCTGCCTGGGTTTGTTTGGGTTAGCCGCTTTTGCTGCCGAACGCCGCCGGAAAGAAGTTGGTATTCGCAAGGTATTAGGGGCCAGCGTAAAGGAAATAGCTTTTCTGTTATCGAAAGAATTTATAAAGTTAGTGGGGGTAGCCTTGGTGGTGGCCTCACCGGTGGCCTGGTATTTTATGGAAAAATGGTTGCAGGATTTTGCTTACCGCATTACGCTCAGCTGGGAAGTTTTTGTAACCGCCGGCTTGTTAGCTCTTTTTATTGCGGGAATAACCGTCGGTTTTCAAGCGGTAAAAGCTGCTACCGTAAACCCCGTGGATTCGCTGCGTAGTGAGTAA